One Prunus dulcis chromosome 7, ALMONDv2, whole genome shotgun sequence DNA segment encodes these proteins:
- the LOC117635892 gene encoding putative ABC transporter B family member 8 produces MSKMGSPEKNEILAVKEKGSDERSSHGSKGRNSVVKIFRYADWVDVVLMVLGTVGAVGDGMSTNCLLVFVSRLMNNLGYGQSQQNNNHGIHWMHEVEKCSLDFVYLGLAVMLVAFLEGYCWSKTSERQVLKIRYKYLKAVLRQEVGFFDSQEATTSEVINTISKDTSLIQEVLSEKVPTFVMHSSVFVSGLAFSTYLSWRLALVAFPTLLLLIIPGMIYGKYLMYLSKKSYKEYGKANSIVEQALSSIKTVYAFTAERRIVERYSAILERTSRLGMKQGIAKGLAVGSTGLSFAIWGFLAWYGSHLVMYKGESGGRIYAAGISFVLSGLSLGMALPDLRYFTEAAVAATRIFDRIDRRPLIDGEDTQGLVLDNIRGELEFIGVKFTYPSRPDSMVLRDFNLKVEAGKTIALVGASGSGKSTAIALVQRFYDADDGVVRIDGVDIRTLQLKWIRSKMGLVSQEHALFGTSIKENIMFGKLDANMDEVTAAAMAANAHNFIRQLPQGYETKIGERGALLSGGQKQRIAIARAIIKNPVILLLDEATSALDSESETLVQNALDQASMGRTTLVVAHKLSTVRNADLIAVVSGGCIIEIGSHNQLINCQNGHYAKLAKLQRQFSCDNVDQERISVSSVTRSSAGRLSTARSSPASTFAKSPLPLETSQHLSHPPTSFYRLLSLNSPEWKQGLIGSLSAIAFGSVQPVYALTIGGMISAFFVQSHEEMRARIRTYSLIFSALSVISITLNLLQHYNFAYMGEQLTKRIRLQMLQKILTFETAWFDEEQNSSGALCSRLSNEASMVKSLVADRVSLLVQTTSAVTIAMIMGLVVAWKLALVMIAVQPLAILCFYTKKVLLSSLSANFIKAQNHSTQIAVEAVYNHRIVTSFGSVGKVLELFDEAQEAPRKEARKKSWLAGLGMGSAQCLTFMSWALDFWYGGTLVEKGQISAGDVFKTFFILVSTGKVIAEAGSMTSDLAKGSTAVASVFEILDRHSLIPGSRNVGDEDGSSGNGIKLEKVTGSIELKKVDFAYPSRPETLVLRQFSLEVKPGTSIGLVGKSGCGKSTVVGLIQRFYDAESGSVKVDGVDIRELDVQWYRRHTALVSQEPVIYSGTIRDNIMFGKLDAPEDEVLKAARAANAHEFISSLKDGYNTECGERGVQLSGGQKQRIAIARAILRNPTILLLDEATSALDVQSEHLVQEALDRIMVGRTTVVIAHRLNTIKNLEMIAFVADGKVVEKGTYAQLKHKRGAFFNLATCQT; encoded by the exons ATGAGCAAAATGGGATCTCCTGAGAAGAATGAGATATTGGCAGTGAAGGAGAAAGGATCAGATGAACGCAGCAGCCATGGAAGTAAAGGAAGAAATTCTGTGGtgaagattttcagatatgcTGATTGGGTGGATGTGGTGCTGATGGTTTTGGGGACAGTTGGAGCAGTAGGAGATGGGATGTCGACAAATTGCTTGCTGGTGTTCGTTAGCCGTCTTATGAATAACTTGGGATATGGTCAGAGCCAACAGAACAATAATCATGGGATCCATTGGATGCACGAGGTTGAAAAG TGCAGCTTAGACTTTGTCTACTTGGGATTAGCAGTAATGCTGGTGGCTTTTTTGG AAGGTTATTGTTGGAGCAAAACCAGCGAGAGGCAGGTGCTGAAGATTCGTTACAAGTATTTGAAAGCAGTTTTGAGACAAGAAGTTGGGTTTTTCGATTCCCAAGAAGCCACTACTTCGGAGGTCATCAATACCATATCAAAAGATACTTCTCTCATACAAGAAGTTCTAAGTGAAAAG GTGCCAACATTTGTTATGCACTCATCAGTGTTCGTCTCGGGGCTGGCCTTCTCCACATACTTGTCATGGAGACTGGCCTTGGTAGCATTTCCAACACTACTTCTCCTAATAATACCAGGAATGATCTATGGGAAATACCTCATGTACTTGTCGaaaaaatcatacaaagaGTATGGGAAAGCAAACAGCATAGTAGAGCAAGCTCTAAGCTCCATAAAAACTGTTTATGCATTCACTGCCGAGAGGAGAATTGTGGAAAGATATTCAGCAATATTGGAGAGAACAAGTAGGCTGGGGATGAAGCAAGGCATAGCAAAAGGTCTGGCAGTGGGAAGCACAGGGCTGTCTTTTGCGATATGGGGATTTCTGGCATGGTATGGAAGCCATTTGGTGATGTATAAAGGTGAAAGCGGTGGGAGGATTTATGCGGCTGGGATCTCTTTCGTATTGAGTGGACT ATCCCTGGGAATGGCACTTCCGGATTTGAGGTACTTCACAGAAGCTGCGGTTGCTGCTACACGAATATTCGACCGGATAGACCGTAGGCCCTTGATCGACGGTGAAGACACCCAAGGACTTGTCTTAGACAACATTAGAGGCGAACTAGAATTCATTGGTGTCAAGTTCACATACCCTTCTCGTCCAGATTCCATGGTCCTCAGAGATTTCAATCTGAAGGTTGAAGCAGGGAAGACCATTGCTCTTGTTGGTGCGAGTGGAAGTGGCAAGTCCACAGCAATTGCATTGGTGCAACGTTTTTATGATGCGGATGATGGGGTTGTTCGGATCGACGGTGTCGATATAAGGACACTTCAGCTGAAATGGATTAGATCGAAAATGGGACTTGTTAGTCAAGAACATGCCTTGTTTGGGACTTCAATTAAGGAGAACATTATGTTTGGTAAGCTTGATGCCAATATGGATGAAGTCACAGCTGCAGCTATGGCTGCCAATGCTCATAATTTCATAAGGCAACTTCCACAAGGGTATGAGACCAAG attggagagagaggagcACTTTTGTCTGGTGGACAAAAGCAGCGGATAGCTATTGCCAGAGCAATTATCAAGAACCCTGTAATTCTACTACTTGATGAAGCAACAAGCGCTCTTGACTCTGAATCTGAGACTCTGGTCCAAAATGCTCTTGATCAAGCCTCCATGGGGAGAACCACCTTG GTTGTTGCCCACAAGCTTTCAACTGTTCGAAATGCAGACCTAATTGCGGTGGTCAGTGGCGGTTGCATAATCGAAATAGGCTCACACAACCAACTCATCAACTGCCAAAACGGTCACTATGCAAAACTAGCAAAGCTACAGAGACAATTCAGCTGTGACAATGTTGACCAAGAACGAATTTCAGTGTCTTCGGTCACAAGAAGCAGTGCTGGCAGGCTAAGCACAGCAAGATCAAGCCCTGCATCAACGTTTGCAAAATCACCGCTTCCCCTCGAGACCTCACAGCATTTGTCACACCCTCCAACTTCCTTCTACCGCCTTCTGTCTTTGAATTCCCCTGAATGGAAGCAAGGCCTAATTGGAAGCCTCTCTGCCATAGCATTCGGGTCAGTCCAACCTGTCTATGCCTTAACCATAGGTGGCATGATATCAGCCTTCTTTGTGCAAAGCCACGAGGAAATGCGTGCTCGAATTCGTACATATTCCTTGATTTTCTCTGCACTTTCTGTAATCTCCATCACCTTGAATCTCTTGCAACACTACAACTTTGCTTACATGGGTGAGCAGCTCACAAAAAGAATCCGGTTACAAATGCTTCAGAAGATCTTGACCTTTGAAACAGCTTGGTTTGATGAGGAGCAGAATTCAAGTGGGGCATTGTGTTCAAGATTGAGCAATGAGGCTTCCATGGTTAAGTCCCTTGTGGCAGACAGGGTGTCCTTATTAGTCCAAACCACTTCAGCTGTCACAATTGCCATGATCATGGGGCTAGTTGTGGCTTGGAAGCTAGCACTCGTTATGATTGCGGTCCAACCACTCGCAATCCTATGCTTCTACACAAAGAAAGTTTTGCTGTCTAGCCTATCAGCCAACTTTATCAAAGCACAAAACCATAGCACTCAAATTGCAGTTGAAGCAGTGTACAATCATAGAATTGTGACTTCATTTGGAAGTGTGGGAAAAGTACTTGAATTATTCGATGAGGCTCAGGAGGCGCCGAGGAAAGAGGCAAGGAAGAAGTCATGGCTAGCTGGGCTTGGGATGGGGTCAGCCCAGTGCCTAACATTTATGTCATGGGCACTGGACTTCTGGTATGGTGGTACACTAGTAGAAAAGGGGCAAATATCAGCTGGGGATGTGTTCaaaacatttttcatattggtGAGCACTGGTAAGGTTATAGCTGAAGCTGGGAGTATGACTTCTGATTTAGCCAAGGGTTCAACAGCAGTTGCATCTGTGTTTGAGATTCTCGACCGCCACTCACTAATTCCAGGCTCTCGTAAT GTGGGGGATGAAGATGGTTCTAGTGGGAATGGGATAAAGTTAGAGAAAGTGACTGGGAGCATAGAACTGAAGAAGGTTGATTTTGCATACCCAAGTAGGCCAGAGACATTGGTGTTGCGCCAATTTAGCTTGGAGGTGAAGCCAGGCACAAGCATTGGACTTGTTGGGAAAAGTGGGTGTGGCAAGTCAACCGTGGTTGGATTGATACAAAGATTTTATGATGCAGAGAGTGGGTCAGTGAAGGTGGATGGTGTGGACATAAGGGAACTAGATGTTCAATGGTATAGGAGGCACACAGCCCTTGTTAGCCAAGAGCCCGTGATATATTCCGGTACCATTCGCGACAACATCATGTTTGGGAAGCTTGATGCCCCAGAGGATGAAGTTCTAAAGGCCGCCAGAGCAGCCAATGCCCACGAATTTATCTC GTCATTGAAGGACGGTTATAATACAGAGTGTGGTGAAAGAGGGGTGCAGTTATCAGGAGGGCAAAAGCAAAGAATAGCAATTGCAAGAGCAATACTTAGAAACCCAACAATACTATTGCTAGATGAGGCAACAAGTGCACTTGATGTGCAATCTGAGCACCTTGTGCAAGAAGCTTTGGACCGCATTATGGTGGGAAGGACAACAGTTGTGATAGCACATAGGCTTAACACCATCAAAAACCTTGAAATGATAGCATTTGTTGCAGATGGGAAGGTGGTGGAGAAAGGCACATATGCTCAGCTCAAGCACAAGCGTGGTGCTTTCTTTAACCTTGCCACCTGTCAAACTTAG
- the LOC117635722 gene encoding histidine-containing phosphotransfer protein 4-like: MGSNPLRQQVASMRQSFFDEEILDTQFMQMEQLEDVDNPNFAEEVMTLYFRDSTKLIATVEQALEKPPYDVNKLDKSLHQLKGSSASVGANKVWIETNQMRESIKAGDLEGTKAQLQLIKLAHETLRGKVEPYFHLVRQVGPSETAQRPK, translated from the exons ATGGGGAGCAATCCCTTGCGCCAACAAGTTGCAAGCATGAGGCAATCTTTCTTTGAtgag GAAATTCTGGACACGCAGTTTATGCAGATGGAGCAATTGGAAGATGTTGACAATCCCAACTTCGCAGAGGAGGTTATGACCTTGTACTTTAGGGACTCTACGAAACTGATAGCTACTGTGGAGCAAGCACT GGAGAAACCCCCCTATGATGTCAACAAGCTGGACAAGTCCCTCCATCAGCTCAAAGGTAGCAGCGCCAG CGTTGGTGCTAACAAGGTTTGGATCGAGACGAACCAGATGAGGGAAAGTATCAAGGCAGGGGACCTCGAAGG GACCAAGGCTCAGCTTCAGCTGATTAAGCTAGCGCATGAGACTCTGAGAGGGAAAGTAGAGCCTTACTTTCATCTGGTGCGACAAGTTGGACCTTCAGAGACTGCTCAGCGCCCCAAGTGA
- the LOC117633842 gene encoding protein phosphatase 2C 56-like produces the protein MESTEEEQLERVNSLPDLELASTSSSPSSILTTEDSRSTTSSGEVSRTTTSSSGEIPALLVPVLVDRTLLTGDELRVAVARPKCVGRNNKGVTWGFTSVIGRRREMEDAVALIPGFMSCTCDYVGGCTAPGSKTSSEISPVHFFGVYDGHGGNQVANFCAERMHEVIAQEWDRETVDGYEWQRKWETAFSIGFEKADNELLEEAIASEMVGSTAVVAILSGCQIITSNCGDSRAVLCRGTETIPLTVDQKPDREDELLRIEGGGGKVINWNGARVFGVLAMSRAIGDRYLRPWIIPVPEISFMTRTDEDECLILASDGLWDVMTNEEVGEVARHLLRRRRRSISSLTDDIPPAQAVADHLTEIAYGRNSSDNISIIVVDLKAKRKRQQRQ, from the exons ATGGAATCCACAGAGGAAGAGCAACTCGAGCGAGTCAACTCACTCCCCGACCTTGAACTGGCGTCCACCAGCTCGAGCCCGTCCTCGATACTCACCACAGAAGACTCTAGAAGCACCACGAGCTCCGGAGAGGTCTCGAGAACGACGACGAGCAGCTCCGGCGAGATTCCCGCGTTGCTAGTGCCGGTTCTGGTGGACCGGACGCTCCTGACTGGAGACGAGCTGAGAGTGGCGGTGGCGAGGCCCAAGTGCGTCGGGAGGAACAACAAGGGAGTGACTTGGGGCTTCACTTCGGTGATTGGGAGACGGAGAGAGATGGAGGACGCCGTCGCTTTGATTCCTGGCTTCATGTCTTGCACGTGCGATTACGTGGGCGGTTGTACGGCCCCAGGTTCCAAAACCTCTTCCGAGATCTCCCCTGTTCATTTCTTCGGCGTCTACGACGGCCATGGCGGCAATCAG GTGGCTAACTTTTGTGCTGAGCGGATGCATGAAGTGATAGCACAAGAGTGGGATCGGGAGACGGTTGATGGCTACGAATGGCAGAGAAAGTGGGAAACAGCATTCTCAATTGGTTTTGAGAAGGCTGACAATGAGCTCCTTGAGGAGGCTATTGCGTCAGAGATGGTTGGTTCAACTGCAGTTGTTGCCATTCTATCTGGTTGCCAGATTATCACATCTAATTGTGGTGACTCGAGGGCAGTTCTTTGCCGAGGGACTGAAACAATCCCCTTAACTGTTGATCAGAAG CCTGATAGGGAAGATGAACTCCTGAGGATTGAAGGAGGGGGAGGGAAAGTCATAAACTGGAATGGTGCTAGGGTGTTTGGAGTTCTTGCCATGTCCAGAGCTATAG GTGATCGGTATCTAAGGCCGTGGATAATTCCAGTCCCTGAGATTTCATTCATGACAAGGACCGATGAGGACGAGTGTTTGATTTTGGCAAGTGATGGACTTTGGGATGTCATGACTAATGAAGAAGTGGGAGAGGTGGCTCGGCATCTTCTAAGAAGGCGGCGAAGGTCAATCTCCAGTTTGACTGATGACATTCCTCCGGCACAAGCAGTTGCTGATCATCTCACTGAAATAGCATATGGAAGAAACAGTTCCGATAACATATCCATCATTGTTGTTGATCtcaaagcaaaaagaaaacgCCAGCAAAGGCAATGA
- the LOC117636114 gene encoding uncharacterized protein LOC117636114, whose amino-acid sequence MGTISNPATSYSLMDMWFDLDEALTLPEEHIGGACGGGNINSNATGTVNTLVANMPTVAAVELEAAICSVCAQGFYHDQCSDDDEEEEEEEKMNGIAIGVDI is encoded by the exons ATGGGTACTATCTCCAACCCAGCAACGAGCTATTCATTAATGGAtatgtggtttgatttggacGAAGCATTGACACTGCCTGAAGAACATATAGGAGGTGCCTGTGGCGGTGGGAATATAAATAGTAATGCAACTGGGACAGTTAACACTTTGGTAGCCAACATGCCAACGGTGGCTGCAGTTGAACTTGAAGCTGCAATTTGCTCAGTTTGTGCTCAAGGTTTTTATCATGATCAATGTtcagatgatgatgaagaagaagaagaagaagaaaaaatgaatggTATTGCCATTGGTGTTG ATATATAG
- the LOC117634931 gene encoding 2-oxoglutarate-Fe(II) type oxidoreductase hxnY-like isoform X1, translated as MENQIANGAVKAVRASALNCIDLSSSDIHQSVSLLKQASLDCGFFYVVNHGVSEKFMDEVFAQSRRLFSLPLSEKMKLLRNKNYRGYTPSLDEHLDHENQVHGDYKEGYYIGVELPEDDPEPENKPFYGPNVWPAPDLLPGWRDSMEEYHRQCLEVAKAVARLVALALDLDIHFFDKPEMIGEAIATLRLLHYDGQISDPSNGIFGAGAHSDFGFITLLATDDVVGLQICKDKDAKPQIWEYVPPIKGAFIVNLGDMLERWSNGIFKSTLHRVVGNGQDRYSMAYFIEPSHDCLVECLPTCKSEKNPPKFPPILCRTYLRQRYYDTHADLNVYDEHTK; from the exons ATGGAAAACCAAATCGCAAACGGTGCTGTTAAAGCTGTAAGAGCCTCCGCTCTCAATTGTATCGATCTCTCAAGCTCCGATATACACCAATCTGTCTCCTTACTGAAACAG GCCAGTTTGGATTGCGGTTTTTTCTACGTGGTAAATCATGGGGTAAGCGAGAAGTTCATGGACGAGGTGTTTGCACAGAGCAGGAGGCTTTTCAGCTTACCATTGAGTGAAAAAATGAAGCTTTTGAGGAACAAGAATTACAGGGGATATACCCCTTCTCTTGATGAGCATCTGGACCATGAAAACCAAGTACACG GAGATTACAAGGAGGGGTATTATATAGGAGTTGAGCTGCCTGAAGATGACCCAGAACCGGAAAATAAGCCATTTTATGGGCCTAATGTTTGGCCTGCTCCAG ATTTGTTGCCGGGGTGGAGAGACTCCATGGAGGAATATCATAGACAATGCTT AGAGGTGGCTAAAGCAGTTGCTAGGCTTGTAGCCCTTGCTCTTGATCTAGACATCCATTTCTTTGATAAACCAGAAATGATTGGCGAGGCTATTGCGACATTGCGGTTACTACACTATGATG gTCAAATTTCTGATCCATCAAATGGAATTTTTGGAGCTGGTGCTCATTCTGACTTTGGTTTTATAACCCTTTTAGCAACAGATGATGTCGTAGGTCTCCAA ATATGCAAGGATAAGGATGCTAAACCTCAAATATGGGAATATGTACCACCAATTAAAGG AGCATTTATAGTGAATCTTGGCGACATGCTGGAACGCTGGAGCAACGGCATTTTCAA GTCCACGCTGCATAGAGTTGTAGGGAATGGTCAAGACAGATACTCC ATGGCATACTTTATAGAACCTAGTCACGATTGTCTTGTTGAGTGCTTGCCTACCTGCAAATCTGAAAAAAAccctcccaa GTTTCCTCCAATCTTGTGTCGGACTTACCTGAGGCAGCGATATTACGATACTCACGCTGATCTGAATGTCTATGATGAACATACAAAATAA
- the LOC117634931 gene encoding 2-oxoglutarate-Fe(II) type oxidoreductase hxnY-like isoform X2, with translation MENQIANGAVKAVRASALNCIDLSSSDIHQSVSLLKQASLDCGFFYVVNHGVSEKFMDEVFAQSRRLFSLPLSEKMKLLRNKNYRGYTPSLDEHLDHENQVHGDYKEGYYIGVELPEDDPEPENKPFYGPNVWPAPDLLPGWRDSMEEYHRQCLEVAKAVARLVALALDLDIHFFDKPEMIGEAIATLRLLHYDGQISDPSNGIFGAGAHSDFGFITLLATDDVVGLQICKDKDAKPQIWEYVPPIKGAFIVNLGDMLERWSNGIFKSTLHRVVGNGQDRYSMAYFIEPSHDCLVECLPTCKSEKNPPKKCITYKACGQ, from the exons ATGGAAAACCAAATCGCAAACGGTGCTGTTAAAGCTGTAAGAGCCTCCGCTCTCAATTGTATCGATCTCTCAAGCTCCGATATACACCAATCTGTCTCCTTACTGAAACAG GCCAGTTTGGATTGCGGTTTTTTCTACGTGGTAAATCATGGGGTAAGCGAGAAGTTCATGGACGAGGTGTTTGCACAGAGCAGGAGGCTTTTCAGCTTACCATTGAGTGAAAAAATGAAGCTTTTGAGGAACAAGAATTACAGGGGATATACCCCTTCTCTTGATGAGCATCTGGACCATGAAAACCAAGTACACG GAGATTACAAGGAGGGGTATTATATAGGAGTTGAGCTGCCTGAAGATGACCCAGAACCGGAAAATAAGCCATTTTATGGGCCTAATGTTTGGCCTGCTCCAG ATTTGTTGCCGGGGTGGAGAGACTCCATGGAGGAATATCATAGACAATGCTT AGAGGTGGCTAAAGCAGTTGCTAGGCTTGTAGCCCTTGCTCTTGATCTAGACATCCATTTCTTTGATAAACCAGAAATGATTGGCGAGGCTATTGCGACATTGCGGTTACTACACTATGATG gTCAAATTTCTGATCCATCAAATGGAATTTTTGGAGCTGGTGCTCATTCTGACTTTGGTTTTATAACCCTTTTAGCAACAGATGATGTCGTAGGTCTCCAA ATATGCAAGGATAAGGATGCTAAACCTCAAATATGGGAATATGTACCACCAATTAAAGG AGCATTTATAGTGAATCTTGGCGACATGCTGGAACGCTGGAGCAACGGCATTTTCAA GTCCACGCTGCATAGAGTTGTAGGGAATGGTCAAGACAGATACTCC ATGGCATACTTTATAGAACCTAGTCACGATTGTCTTGTTGAGTGCTTGCCTACCTGCAAATCTGAAAAAAAccctcccaa GAAATGCATCACCTATAAAGCATGTGGCCAGTAG